In the genome of Anabas testudineus chromosome 4, fAnaTes1.2, whole genome shotgun sequence, one region contains:
- the LOC113151338 gene encoding potassium voltage-gated channel subfamily V member 2-like: MASENTQLQRRLQNRRSTINYLSKGVVDNKIFTFSLQKTVKAWSSLDNLDNPGIKTGYAKNKARPKQQQTIIVNVGGKVFYIPKQCAVKYPSTRIGSMALCRDQAKLLTLCDDFSVSKNEFFFDRDPAFFHHICHFYTSGVLWVIREMCPINFEEEIEYWGLSLKDTPFCCWMVFEEKVDELKDNLKIDKDLMAEIELQYDNEQFKDMIFGNVRKMLWNIVENPYSSMVAKAFTVFSNLFVLCSIMAMTLNTVEELQIYKIKGKTHMEWVEIITIVFFTFEYLIRLVTTPNITLFLKSGLNFVDMVAVMPYFVQIIFEAFTSAEYVNTQEDLRAMARVSKLSHVLKVVKLLRIFRILKLARHSTGMRAFGFTLRQCYQQASCILLFIAMGIFTFSALLHSAERDTEGSPISSIPHAWWWAAVSISTVGYGDVVPVTILGRIVAFGCISFGIILNGMPISFLFNKFSDYYAKLKAQEYNTTSVQRRFQLKRRLRQKMDTCFRHSEEENSTDSPH, encoded by the exons ATGGCTTCAGAGAATACTCAGCTGCAGAGACGCCTGCAAAACCGCCGCTCCACCATCAACTATCTGTCAAAGGGTGTAGTGGACAACAAGatattcacattttctctgcagaaaACTGTCAAAGCATGGAGCTCTCTGGACAACCTGGATAATCCTGGCATCAAAACAGGGTACGCCAAAAACAAGGCTAGACCTAAACAGCAGCAGACCATCATTGTTAATGTTGGTGGGAAAGTGTTTTATATCCCCAAACAGTGTGCGGTTAAATATCCTAGCACCCGCATAGGCTCTATGGCTCTATGCAGGGACCAAGCAAAACTCCTCACACTGTGTGACGACTTCTCTGTCAGCAAGAATGAGTTCTTCTTTGACCGTGATCCTGCTTTCTTTCACCACATTTGCCATTTCTATACAAGCGGAGTGCTGTGGGTCATACGAGAAATGTGCCCCATCAACTTCGAGGAGGAGATTGAATATTGGGGCCTGAGCTTGAAGGACACTCCGTTTTGCTGCTGGATGGTGTTTGAGGAGAAGGTGGACGAACTGAAGGACAACCTGAAGATAGATAAAGACCTGATGGCTGAGATCGAGCTGCAGTATGATAATGAACAATTCAAGGACATGATCTTTGGGAATGTGCGGAAGATGCTGTGGAACATTGTGGAAAATCCATATTCTTCAATGGTGGCAAAGGCTTTTACAGTGTTCTCCAACCTCTTTGTGCTCTGCTCCATAATGGCAATGACTCTCAATACTGTGGAGGAActtcaaatatataaaatcaaagGCAAAACACACATGGAATGGGTAGAAATTATCACCATTGTGTTCTTTACCTTTGAATACTTGATTCGCCTTGTCACCACTCCGAACATCACCTTGTTTTTGAAGAGTGGACTAAACTTTGTTGACATGGTGGCGGTCATGCCTTATTTTGTCCAGATCATATTTGAAGCATTTACCAGCGCAGAGTATGTGAACACACAGGAAGACCTTAGGGCCATGGCTCGGGTCAGCAAGCTAAGTCATGTTCTTAAAGTGGTTAAGCTGCTGCGGATCTTTCGGATTTTGAAACTGGCTCGTCACTCGACCGGCATGAGAGCGTTTGGGTTTACTCTGCGGCAGTGTTACCAGCAGGCCTCGTGCATTTTGCTCTTTATTGCCATGGGAATCTTCACTTTCTCTGCCTTGCTGCATTCAGCCGAGAGGGATACTGAGGGATCTCCGATCAGCAGTATCCCACATGCCTGGTGGTGGGCTGCA gtCAGCATCTCCACTGTAGGATATGGGGATGTGGTTCCTGTAACTATTCTGGGACGCATTGTGGCATTTGGCTGCATCTCATTTGGTATCATCCTGAATGGCATGCCAATCTCCTTCCTCTTTAACAAGTTCTCTGACTACTACGCCAAGCTAAAGGCCCAGGAGTACAACACTACCTCAGTGCAACGCCGCTTTCAGCTTAAGAGGCGCCTCAGGCAGAAAATGGACACATGTTTCCGTCActcagaggaagaaaatagTACAGACAGCCCACACTGA
- the LOC113152275 gene encoding N-acetyllactosaminide beta-1,3-N-acetylglucosaminyltransferase 3-like isoform X2, protein MRKNRAKTFLLAVAVGLLVLHLCKDFIEHKTSLFHKDAQEDDRKIRELTKNNSYIFTWPKCQQNISAANITGFSSLPGHVQDFLYYRHCRHFPMLLDLPDKCGGPEKSADVFLLLVIKSSPVNYDRREVLRKTWAKERLENGVWIRRLFISGTMDSGYDKERLNKLLELEQREYNDILQWDFNDSFYNLTLKQILFLEWMERNCPNARFLLNGDDDVFANTDNMVLYLQSLEVNDGSKHLFSGHLIQNVGPIRSPGSKYFIPVQVHESDIYPPYCGGGGFLLSGYTALLIYNMSQSITILPIDDVYMGMCLAKAGLGPVSHMNVKTAGLHIPFSKVDRYDPCYYKDVLLVHRFLPAHMYVMWHRIRDPNLKCSI, encoded by the coding sequence ATgagaaaaaacagagcaaaaactTTCTTGCTGGCAGTTGCTGTTGGTTTGTTGGTCCTCCATCTTTGTAAGGATTTTATTGAGCACAAAACAAGCCTCTTTCACAAAGATGCGCAAGAGGatgacagaaaaataagagaACTCACAAAAAATAACTCCTACATATTCACCTGgccaaaatgtcaacaaaatatATCTGCTGCCAACATCACAGGCTTCAGCTCTCTTCCTGGACATGTACAAGACTTTCTCTACTATCGACACTGTCGCCATTTCCCCATGTTGCTGGATCTTCCTGACAAATGTGGAGGACCTGAAAAATCTGCAGATGTCTTCCTTCTACTGGTCATTAAAAGCTCCCCAGTGAACTATGACCGCAGAGAGGTGCTGCGTAAAACCTGGGCTAAAGAGAGGTTAGAGAATGGTGTGTGGATCCGAAGGCTCTTCATCTCAGGAACGATGGATTCTGGTTACGATAAAGAACGACTGAATAAACTACTCGAACTGGAACAACGTGAGTACAACGACATCCTCCAATGGGACTTTAACGACTCATTCTATAACCTCACATTGAAGCAGATCCTCTTCCTGGAATGGATGGAAAGAAACTGTCCAAACGCTCGCTTCCTGCTAAATGGTGATGACGACGTCTTTGCCAACACAGACAACATGGTTCTGTATCTCCAAAGTCTTGAAGTCAATGATGGGAGCAAGCACCTCTTTTCTGGCCACCTGATCCAGAATGTGGGACCCATTAGATCACCAGGGAGCAAATACTTCATCCCAGTTCAGGTGCACGAGTCAGACATATACCCCCCTTACTGTGGTGGTGGGGGCTTCCTCCTGTCTGGATATACAGCTTTGCTCATATACAATATGTCTCAGTCCATTACTATTCTTCCTATTGATGATGTTTACATGGGTATGTGTCTGGCCAAAGCAGGACTTGGTCCTGTTTCCCATATGAATGTGAAGACAGCAGGGCTTCACATCCCCTTCAGCAAGGTAGACAGATATGATCCTTGTTACTATAAAGATGTTTTACTGGTACACAGATTCCTCCCAGCTCACATGTATGTTATGTGGCACAGAATACGTGACCCCAATCTAAAGTGTAGTATCTAA
- the LOC113152276 gene encoding N-acetyllactosaminide beta-1,3-N-acetylglucosaminyltransferase 3-like, with protein MFRVSRRKFLKGKRFMLAGAFVLMVVYLSKHLIGFEHHFQPVDVSKVTSQVEPPIKTSSYIFSWPRCQQNISAANMTDFSSFPDRMKDFLYYRHCRHFPMLLDLPDKCGGPGKSADVFLLLVIKSPPVNYDRREVLRKTWAKERLENGVWIRRLFILGMMDSGYEKERLNKLLEMEQREYNDILQWDFNESFYNLTLKQILFLEWMERNCPNARFLLNGDDDVFANTDNMVLYLQSFEVNDGSKHLFIGNLNINMEPIRTPGSKYFVPVQLHESDVFPPYCSGGGFLLSGYTALVIYNMSQSITLLPIDDAYMGMCLGKAGLHPSSHIGVKAAGLDISSNRIDTHDPCLYKDLLLVHKFPPSHMYLLWQRIHDPSLTCDYKKKL; from the exons ATGTTCAG AGTTTCGAGGAGGAAATTCCTCAAAGGAAAACGTTTCATGCTGGCAGGAGCTTTTGTACTGATGGTAGTATATCTGAGTAAACATTTGATTGGGTTCGAACACCACTTTCAACCCGTAGATGTAAGTAAAGTTACCAGTCAAGTGGAGCCACCCATCAAAACCAGCTCCTACATATTCTCCTGGCCAAGATGTCAACAAAATATATCTGCTGCCAACATGACAGACTTCAGCTCTTTTCCTGATCGTATGAAAGACTTTCTCTACTATCGACACTGTCGCCATTTCCCCATGTTGCTGGATCTTCCTGACAAATGTGGAGGACCTGGAAAATCTGCAGATGTCTTCCTTCTACTGGTTATTAAAAGCCCCCCAGTAAACTACGACCGCAGAGAGGTGCTGCGTAAAACCTGGGCTAAAGAGAGGTTAGAGAATGGTGTGTGGATCCGAAGGCTCTTCATCTTAGGAATGATGGATTCTGGTTATGAGAAAGAACGACTGAATAAACTACTTGAAATGGAACAACGTGAGTACAACGACATCCTCCAATGGGACTTTAATGAATCATTCTACAACCTCACATTGAAGCAGATCCTCTTCCTGGAATGGATGGAAAGAAACTGTCCAAACGCTCGCTTCCTGCTAAATGGTGATGACGACGTCTTTGCCAACACAGACAACATGGTTCTGTATCTCCAAAGTTTTGAAGTCAATGATGGGAGCAAGCACCTCTTTATTGGCAATCTCAATATAAATATGGAGCCCATTCGAACACCAGGGAGCAAGTATTTTGTTCCAGTTCAACTGCATGAGTCCGATGTATTCCCACCATACTGTAGTGGTGGGGGCTTCCTCCTGTCTGGATATACAGCTTTGGTCATATACAATATGTCTCAGTCCATTACCCTTCTTCCTATTGATGATGCCTACATGGGTATGTGTCTGGGTAAAGCAGGACTTCATCCCTCTTCCCATATTGGTGTGAAGGCTGCAGGACTGGACATTTCTTCCAACAGAATAGATACACATGATCCCTGCTTATATAAAGACCTTTTACTGGTTCACAAATTCCCTCCATCACACATGTATCTTCTGTGGCAAAGAATACATGACCCGAGTCTCACATGTGACTATAAGAAAAAGCTTTAG
- the LOC113152275 gene encoding N-acetyllactosaminide beta-1,3-N-acetylglucosaminyltransferase 3-like isoform X1, with amino-acid sequence MGSVQLQTKTQKRGFIRYRVSRMRKNRAKTFLLAVAVGLLVLHLCKDFIEHKTSLFHKDAQEDDRKIRELTKNNSYIFTWPKCQQNISAANITGFSSLPGHVQDFLYYRHCRHFPMLLDLPDKCGGPEKSADVFLLLVIKSSPVNYDRREVLRKTWAKERLENGVWIRRLFISGTMDSGYDKERLNKLLELEQREYNDILQWDFNDSFYNLTLKQILFLEWMERNCPNARFLLNGDDDVFANTDNMVLYLQSLEVNDGSKHLFSGHLIQNVGPIRSPGSKYFIPVQVHESDIYPPYCGGGGFLLSGYTALLIYNMSQSITILPIDDVYMGMCLAKAGLGPVSHMNVKTAGLHIPFSKVDRYDPCYYKDVLLVHRFLPAHMYVMWHRIRDPNLKCSI; translated from the exons ATGGGATCTGTGCAGCTACAGACTAAGACACAAAAGAGAGGATTCATCCGTTACCG AGTTTCAAGGATgagaaaaaacagagcaaaaactTTCTTGCTGGCAGTTGCTGTTGGTTTGTTGGTCCTCCATCTTTGTAAGGATTTTATTGAGCACAAAACAAGCCTCTTTCACAAAGATGCGCAAGAGGatgacagaaaaataagagaACTCACAAAAAATAACTCCTACATATTCACCTGgccaaaatgtcaacaaaatatATCTGCTGCCAACATCACAGGCTTCAGCTCTCTTCCTGGACATGTACAAGACTTTCTCTACTATCGACACTGTCGCCATTTCCCCATGTTGCTGGATCTTCCTGACAAATGTGGAGGACCTGAAAAATCTGCAGATGTCTTCCTTCTACTGGTCATTAAAAGCTCCCCAGTGAACTATGACCGCAGAGAGGTGCTGCGTAAAACCTGGGCTAAAGAGAGGTTAGAGAATGGTGTGTGGATCCGAAGGCTCTTCATCTCAGGAACGATGGATTCTGGTTACGATAAAGAACGACTGAATAAACTACTCGAACTGGAACAACGTGAGTACAACGACATCCTCCAATGGGACTTTAACGACTCATTCTATAACCTCACATTGAAGCAGATCCTCTTCCTGGAATGGATGGAAAGAAACTGTCCAAACGCTCGCTTCCTGCTAAATGGTGATGACGACGTCTTTGCCAACACAGACAACATGGTTCTGTATCTCCAAAGTCTTGAAGTCAATGATGGGAGCAAGCACCTCTTTTCTGGCCACCTGATCCAGAATGTGGGACCCATTAGATCACCAGGGAGCAAATACTTCATCCCAGTTCAGGTGCACGAGTCAGACATATACCCCCCTTACTGTGGTGGTGGGGGCTTCCTCCTGTCTGGATATACAGCTTTGCTCATATACAATATGTCTCAGTCCATTACTATTCTTCCTATTGATGATGTTTACATGGGTATGTGTCTGGCCAAAGCAGGACTTGGTCCTGTTTCCCATATGAATGTGAAGACAGCAGGGCTTCACATCCCCTTCAGCAAGGTAGACAGATATGATCCTTGTTACTATAAAGATGTTTTACTGGTACACAGATTCCTCCCAGCTCACATGTATGTTATGTGGCACAGAATACGTGACCCCAATCTAAAGTGTAGTATCTAA